In Apium graveolens cultivar Ventura unplaced genomic scaffold, ASM990537v1 ctg3511, whole genome shotgun sequence, one genomic interval encodes:
- the LOC141701188 gene encoding cold-responsive protein kinase 1-like isoform X2 — MWVPCKLCYNQLYGSIPTQLGSLQKLSVLALQYNQLSGAIPASLGDLRMLARLDLSYNRLFGSIPAKIADAPLEVLDVSNNNLSGIVPPALKRLVEGFQYVNNPGLCGAGFSTLRVCSASDRLNPDFPESYGGGTPGLSKKKIPETANLKLNCSESRCSNSSRTPQASIAIGVIVTLVALVAIGVMAFTMYHRRKQKLSTASDRSDSRLSTDNRKEVYGKNGSPLISLEYSSGWDPLAEGRRFGGFSHEILQSFRFNLEEVQSSTQYFSKKNLLGKSKFAAAYKGILRDGSVVAIKTITKTSCKSEESEFLKGLNVLTSLRHESLVRLRGFCSSKGRGECFLIYDYVSNGNLLSYIDKPEDGQVLEWSIRVSIISGIAKGLEYLHGTKVNKPALVHQNISARNVLLDQRFKPLLSDSGLHKLLTDDTVFSAVKASAAMGYLAPEYATIGRFTEKSDIFAFGVLVLQILSGKRSINSSTRAATESCVFHDFIDANIHGRFCEHEAAKLAKLALLCTHESPEQRPSMDAVVQELGTLASSS, encoded by the exons ATGTGGGTGCCTTGCAAG CTTTGTTATAACCAGTTATATGGTAGCATTCCCACACAGCTTGGTTCTCTTCAGAAACTCAGTGTTCTTGCTCTGCAATATAATCAGCTAAGTGGTGCAATTCCTGCAAGTTTGGGGGACCTTAGAATGTTAGCGAGGCTGGATTTAAGTTATAATAGGCTTTTTGGATCAATTCCTGCAAAGATAGCAGATGCTCCTCTTGAAGTTCTAGATGTTAGTAACAACAATCTGTCCGGAATAGTACCTCCTG CTTTAAAGAGATTAGTTGAAGGATTTCAATATGTAAATAATCCTGGATTATGCGGAGCTGGCTTTTCAACCTTAAGAGTTTGCAGTGCTTCTGATCGTCTGAATCCAGATTTTCCTGAGTCCTATGGAGGGGGAACACCTGGTCTCTCAAAAAAAAAAATACCGGAGACGGCCAATTTAAAATTGAACTGTAGCGAATCACGTTGCTCAAATTCATCGAGAACTCCTCAAGCTTCAATTGCCATTGGTGTGATTGTAACGCTTGTTGCACTGGTAGCTATTGGGGTTATGGCCTTCACTATGTATCATCGCCGGAAACAAAAACTAAGTACTGCTTCTGATCGTTCTGATAGCCGTCTTAGTACAGATAACCGCAAGGAGGTGTATGGGAAGAATGGCTCTCCTCTTATCAGCCTTGAATACTCCAGTGGTTGGGATCCTCTGGCCGAGGGTCGTCGCTTTGGTGGATTCTCCCATGAAATTTTGCAGAGTTTTAGGTTCAATTTGGAAGAAGTTCAGTCATCTACACAGTACTTTTCCAAGAAAAATTTGTTGGGCAAGAGCAAATTTGCAGCTGCTTATAAAGGAATTCTAAGAGATGGATCAGTTGTTGCTATAAAGACTATAACTAAAACTAGCTGCAAGTCAGAGGAATCCGAGTTCCTGAAAGGACTTAACGTATTGACTTCATTAAGACATGAAAGTTTAGTTAGATTGAGAGGATTCTGTAGCTCAAAGGGCAGGGGTGAGTGTTTTCTTATTTATGATTATGTATCAAATGGAAATTTGTTGAGCTATATAGATAAACCGGAGGATGGCCAGGTCCTTGAATGGTCTATCAGAGTTTCTATTATCAGCGGTATTGCGAAAG GCTTAGAATACTTGCATGGTACCAAGGTAAACAAACCTGCTCTAGTCCACCAAAACATATCAGCCAGAAATGTTCTACTAGATCAGAGATTCAAACCTTTGCTTTCTGATTCTGGGCTTCACAAGCTTCTTACCGATGACACCGTCTTCTCAGCAGTGAAGGCCAGCGCCGCCATGGGTTACTTAGCCCCTGAATATGCCACTATTGGCCGCTTCACAGAGAAGAGTGACATCTTCGCGTTTGGAGTGCTTGTATTACAGATCCTTTCTGGCAAACGGAGCATCAACAGCTCAACACGAGCTGCCACAGAATCATGCGTATTTCATGATTTTATTGATGCAAATATCCATGGGAGGTTCTGTGAGCATGAAGCTGCAAAGCTTGCAAAGCTTGCTTTGCTATGCACCCATGAGTCACCAGAGCAGAGGCCATCAATGGATGCAGTTGTGCAAGAACTTGGTACccttgctagctcttcctga
- the LOC141701188 gene encoding proline-rich receptor-like protein kinase PERK9 isoform X1, whose amino-acid sequence MKALMEMKRRLDPENRYLISWSGLGHPCDGSMEGVACNENAQVANISLQGKGLFGKLSPAIAQLKSLTGLYLHYNSLYGEIPREIFSLTQLTDLYLNMNNFSGNLHPELGNVGALQVLQLCYNQLYGSIPTQLGSLQKLSVLALQYNQLSGAIPASLGDLRMLARLDLSYNRLFGSIPAKIADAPLEVLDVSNNNLSGIVPPALKRLVEGFQYVNNPGLCGAGFSTLRVCSASDRLNPDFPESYGGGTPGLSKKKIPETANLKLNCSESRCSNSSRTPQASIAIGVIVTLVALVAIGVMAFTMYHRRKQKLSTASDRSDSRLSTDNRKEVYGKNGSPLISLEYSSGWDPLAEGRRFGGFSHEILQSFRFNLEEVQSSTQYFSKKNLLGKSKFAAAYKGILRDGSVVAIKTITKTSCKSEESEFLKGLNVLTSLRHESLVRLRGFCSSKGRGECFLIYDYVSNGNLLSYIDKPEDGQVLEWSIRVSIISGIAKGLEYLHGTKVNKPALVHQNISARNVLLDQRFKPLLSDSGLHKLLTDDTVFSAVKASAAMGYLAPEYATIGRFTEKSDIFAFGVLVLQILSGKRSINSSTRAATESCVFHDFIDANIHGRFCEHEAAKLAKLALLCTHESPEQRPSMDAVVQELGTLASSS is encoded by the exons ATGAAAGCACTGATGGAAATGAAGAGGAGACTTGACCCAGAAAACAGATATCTGATTTCATGGTCTGGACTGGGCCACCCTTGTGATGGTTCAATGGAAGGTGTGGCTTGTAATGAGAATGCTCAAGTAGCTAACATTTCTTTGCAGGGTAAGGGTCTTTTTGGCAAGCTCTCACCTGCTATTGCTCAACTCAAGAGCTTGACTGGCCTGTATTTACATTACAACTCTTTGTATGGAGAGATACCCAGAGAGATTTTTTCCTTGACTCAGCTCACTGATCTGTATCTTAATATGAATAATTTTTCTGGGAACTTGCATCCTGAGCTTGGAAATGTGGGTGCCTTGCAAG TTTTGCAGCTTTGTTATAACCAGTTATATGGTAGCATTCCCACACAGCTTGGTTCTCTTCAGAAACTCAGTGTTCTTGCTCTGCAATATAATCAGCTAAGTGGTGCAATTCCTGCAAGTTTGGGGGACCTTAGAATGTTAGCGAGGCTGGATTTAAGTTATAATAGGCTTTTTGGATCAATTCCTGCAAAGATAGCAGATGCTCCTCTTGAAGTTCTAGATGTTAGTAACAACAATCTGTCCGGAATAGTACCTCCTG CTTTAAAGAGATTAGTTGAAGGATTTCAATATGTAAATAATCCTGGATTATGCGGAGCTGGCTTTTCAACCTTAAGAGTTTGCAGTGCTTCTGATCGTCTGAATCCAGATTTTCCTGAGTCCTATGGAGGGGGAACACCTGGTCTCTCAAAAAAAAAAATACCGGAGACGGCCAATTTAAAATTGAACTGTAGCGAATCACGTTGCTCAAATTCATCGAGAACTCCTCAAGCTTCAATTGCCATTGGTGTGATTGTAACGCTTGTTGCACTGGTAGCTATTGGGGTTATGGCCTTCACTATGTATCATCGCCGGAAACAAAAACTAAGTACTGCTTCTGATCGTTCTGATAGCCGTCTTAGTACAGATAACCGCAAGGAGGTGTATGGGAAGAATGGCTCTCCTCTTATCAGCCTTGAATACTCCAGTGGTTGGGATCCTCTGGCCGAGGGTCGTCGCTTTGGTGGATTCTCCCATGAAATTTTGCAGAGTTTTAGGTTCAATTTGGAAGAAGTTCAGTCATCTACACAGTACTTTTCCAAGAAAAATTTGTTGGGCAAGAGCAAATTTGCAGCTGCTTATAAAGGAATTCTAAGAGATGGATCAGTTGTTGCTATAAAGACTATAACTAAAACTAGCTGCAAGTCAGAGGAATCCGAGTTCCTGAAAGGACTTAACGTATTGACTTCATTAAGACATGAAAGTTTAGTTAGATTGAGAGGATTCTGTAGCTCAAAGGGCAGGGGTGAGTGTTTTCTTATTTATGATTATGTATCAAATGGAAATTTGTTGAGCTATATAGATAAACCGGAGGATGGCCAGGTCCTTGAATGGTCTATCAGAGTTTCTATTATCAGCGGTATTGCGAAAG GCTTAGAATACTTGCATGGTACCAAGGTAAACAAACCTGCTCTAGTCCACCAAAACATATCAGCCAGAAATGTTCTACTAGATCAGAGATTCAAACCTTTGCTTTCTGATTCTGGGCTTCACAAGCTTCTTACCGATGACACCGTCTTCTCAGCAGTGAAGGCCAGCGCCGCCATGGGTTACTTAGCCCCTGAATATGCCACTATTGGCCGCTTCACAGAGAAGAGTGACATCTTCGCGTTTGGAGTGCTTGTATTACAGATCCTTTCTGGCAAACGGAGCATCAACAGCTCAACACGAGCTGCCACAGAATCATGCGTATTTCATGATTTTATTGATGCAAATATCCATGGGAGGTTCTGTGAGCATGAAGCTGCAAAGCTTGCAAAGCTTGCTTTGCTATGCACCCATGAGTCACCAGAGCAGAGGCCATCAATGGATGCAGTTGTGCAAGAACTTGGTACccttgctagctcttcctga